The Aureimonas populi genome includes the window CGCTCGGACCCGAAGATGCGCATCAAATCGTCCTGGAGGGACAGGTAGAACTTGGAGCGGCCGGGGTCTCCCTGGCGGCCGGAGCGGCCGCGGAGCTGGTTGTCGATGCGCCGCGATTCGTGGCGCTCCGTAGCCAGCACGTAGAGCCCGCCGGCGGCCAGCGCCTCCTCCTTGAGGCGCGCGATGTCGGCCTTGATCGCCTCCACCTTCGCCTCGCGCTCGGGGCCCTCCGGCACGTCCTTCAGCTCGAACTCGACGCGCATGTCCAGATTGCCGCCGAGCTGGATGTCGGTGCCGCGCCCGGCCATGTTGGTGGCGATGGTCACGGCGCCGGGAACGCCGGCCTGGCTGACGATGTAGGCTTCCTGCTCGTGATAGCGGGCGTTCAGCACCTGGAAGTCGGTCATGCCCTCCTGCCGCAGCCGCTCGGCCAGCATCTCTGACTTCTCGATGGAGGTGGTGCCCACCAGGATCGGCTGGCGGCGCGCGCGCGCATCGCGGATCTCGGCGGTGATCGCCTTGAACTTCTCCTCCACCGTCCGGTAGACCTCGTCGTCCTCGTCCTTGCGCTGCACGGGCAGGTTGGTCGGGATCTCGATCACGTCGAGGCGGTAGATGTCGCCGAACTCGGCCGCTTCGGTGTTGGCCGTGCCCGTCATGCCGGCAAGGCGCCGATACATGCGGAAATAGTTCTGGAAGGTGATCGAGGCGAGCGTCTGGTTTTCCGGCTGGATGGTGACGCCTTCCTTGGCCTCCAGCGCCTGGTGCAGCCCCTCGGAGAAGCGGCGGCCCGGCATCATGCGGCCGGTGAACTCGTCGATGATGATCAGCTCGTCGCCGCGAACGATGTAGTCCTTGTCGCGCTGGAACAGCTTGTGGGCCTTCAGCGCGTTGTTGACGTGGTGGACGACGGCCACGTTCTCGATGTCGTAGAGCGAGGCGCCCTGAAGATGGCCGGCGGCGGCCAGCAGCCCCTCCAGCTTCTCCGTGCCCTCCTCGGTGAAGGAGACCTGCTTCTGCTTCTCGTCGATCTCGAAATCTTCGGGCAGGAGCTGGGGAATGAAGGCGTCGATCGTCTTGTAGAGATCGGAGCGGTCGTCGAGCGGGCCGGAGATGATGAGGGGCGTGCGCGCCTCGTCGATCAGGATCGAATCCACCTCGTCGACGATGGCGAAGTGGTGGCCGCGCTGCACCATCTGCGCGCGGTCGTACTTCATGTTGTCGCGCAGATAGTCGAAGCCCAGCTCGTTGTTGGTGGCATAGGTGATGTCGCAGAGATAGGCCTTCCGGCGCTCCTCGTCCGACAGCCCGTGCGTGATGATGCCGACCGACAGGCCGAGGAAATTGTAGAGGCGCCCCATCCACTCCGCGTCGCGGCGGGCGAGATAGTCGTTCACCGTGACGACATGCACGCCGTTGCCCTCCAGCGCGGCGAGATAGACCGCGAGGGTGGCCACCAGCGTCTTGCCCTCGCCGGTGCGCATTTCGGCGATGGAGCCGCCGGCCAGCACCATGCCGCCGATGAGCTGCACGTCGAAATGCCGCATGCCGAGCGCGCGCCGGGCGCCCTCGCGCACGGTGGCGAAGGCGGGAACGAGAAGGTCCTCGATCGTGCGCCCGTTCGCGATCTCCTCGCGGAAACCTTGCGTTCGCGCGCGCAACTCCTCGTCCGAGAGCGCGGAAAGTTCCGGCTCCAGGGCGTTGATCTGGCGCACCCGGGCATCGTAGCGCCGCACCACCCGCGAGTTGGACGAACCGAACAACTTGGCTGCGAGGCCACCGAGACTGACCATTCAAAGGTCCTTCCGTCTAGAGAAAACCCGGCCGGAAAGCGGGTGCGGCCGAGTGTCTGCCCTCTCCCGCCGCTGCCGGCGGGATCGCGTGTTCGACCCTAGCGAGTTGACCGGATGCGGCTGGACTTAGAGAACGGGGGAGAGATAAGAGGGGCCTTTCGCGATGTCAACGTGGCGTCGCGGGCGCGGCGCGCCCACAGGAAAGCCGCAAATCCGGGGCTTTCGTGCCGGCCGAACGCCATGATTCTCGAGCTCAAGGAAGACCGCATGACCTTCCCCCTTCTCTCGCGGGCCCTGGCCGGCACCCTTTTCCTGTCCGCCAGCGTGCTGGCGGTCCAGGCGCAGGAGGCCGCGCCGCCCGCGCCCGAGGTAGCCGAGCCGGCCGCCGCGCCCGCCGATCCGGCCGCCGTGATCGCGCGCGTCGGATCGTCCGAGATCACCGAGGGCGACCTTGCGGCGGCCGCCGCCGACCTCAGCGCCCAGTTCCAGCAACTGCCGCCCGAGCAGCGCCGTGTCGCGCTGCTGGCCGCGCTGGTGGACATCCGCTCCCTGAGCCTTCAGGCCGAGGAGGCCGGGCTCCAGGACGACGCGCTGACCGAGCGCCGCATCGCCTTCCTGCGCGACCGCGCCCTTCACAACGCCTATTTCGAGCGCAACGGCGTGGAGACCATCACCGACGAGGAGCTGCGCGCGCGCTACGACGAGGAAGTGGCCGCGACGGAGCCCGTGGAGGAAGTCCACGCCCGCCACATCCTCGTGCCCACGCGCGAGGAGGCCGAGGCGCTGATCACCGAGCTGGACGGCGGCGCCGAGTTCGAGGCGCTGGCCTCCGAGCACTCCTCCGATCCCGGCAGCGGCCAGCGCGGCGGCGATCTGGGCTTCTTCGGCCCCGGCCAGATGGTGCCGGCCTTCGAGGCCGCCGCCTACGCGCTGGAGCCCGGCAGCTACACGCCCGAACCGGTGGAATCGCAGTTCGGCTGGCACATCATCGAAGTGCTGGAGAAGCGCATGGCCGAGCCGCCGGCCTTCGAGCAGGTGCGCGAGCAGGTGCGCCAGCTCCTGATGCGCGAGAAATACATCGAGCTCGTGGAAGCGGCGCGCGAGAACCTGACGGTCGAGTATCTCGACCCGGAGATGGAGACGCAGATCCGCGCCATGGAGGCCGCCATCGCCGGTGCCGACGCGGAAGGCGCCGGGGAAGCGGCGGCCGACGAGGCGGCGCAGGAGGAAGCGCCCGTGCCGGCGGGCGAGCCCGCCCCGGCCGACTGATCCCGAAAGGCGGCCTCAAAGGCCGCCTTTCGTCCATCCGCCCCGACCCTCCATCCCTTCCTCGAACGAGCATGGCATGAGCGCAGCGATCTCGCCCCTGGCCCCCAGGACCTATGCCGAACTTGCCCCCATTGCCGGCGTGCGCCTCGCCACGGCGGCGGCGGGCATCAAATATGCCGGGCGCACCGACGTGCTGATGATGGTGTTCGACGAGGGCACCAGCGTCGCGGGGGTGTTCACCACCTCCCGATGCCCCTCCGCGCCGGTGGATTTCAGCCGGGAAAGCCTGAAGGGCGGGCGCGCCCGCGCGCTGGTGGTCAATTCCGGCAACGCCAACGCCTTCACCGGCAGGCGCGGCCGCGAATCGACGCGCCTGACCGCCGAGGCCGCCGCCGGGGCGCTCGGCTGCGCCACCGGCGAGGTCTTCCTCGCCTCCACCGGCGTCATCGGCGAGCCGCTGGACGCGGGCAAGTTCTCCGGCCTCCTCGGCGAGATGGCCGCTTCGGCGGACGGCGCCGGCTGGCGCGGGGCGGGCGAGGCCATCATGACCACCGACACCTATCCCAAGCTCGCCACGCGCAACGCGCGGATCGGCGAGGTACAGGTGCGGATCAACGGCATCGCCAAGGGCGCGGGCATGATCGCGCCCGACATGGCGACGATGCTCTCTTTCGTGGCCACCGACGCCGCCATCGCGCCGGGCGCGCTCCAGGCGCTGCTGCGCGAGGCGGTGGCGCCGAGCTTCAATTCGGTGACGGTGGACAGCGACACCTCCACCTCCGACACGCTGCTCCTCTTCGCCACCGGCAAGGCGGGCGGGGAGGTGGTGGAGGACGCGGCCGACCCGCGCCTCGGCGATTTCCGCGCCGCGCTGAACAGCCTCCTCCTCGACCTCGCCCGCCAGGTGGCGCGCGACGGGGAGGGCGCGCGCAAGGAGATCGCCGTGACGGTGGAGGGCGCCGTCAGCGACGCTTCCGCCAAGCGCATCGCCATGTCCATCGCCAACTCGCCCCTGGTCAAGACGGCGGTGGCGGGCGAGGACGCCAATTGGGGCCGCGTCGTCATGGCCGTCGGCAAGGCGGGCGAGCCCGCCGACCGCGACCGCCTCGCCATCTGGTTCGGCGATGTGCGCGTGGCGACGGAAGGCGAGCGCGACCCGGCCTACAGCGAGGCGCAGGCATCGCAGGCCATGCAGGCCGACGAGATCACCATCCGCGTCGAGCTGGGCCTGGGGGACGGGCGCTGGACGGTTTATTCCTGCGATCTTACGAAGGAGTATGTCGCGATCAATGGCGATTACCGAAGCTGAGAGGCTCAAGCAGTTCGCCATCGTGCGGCGGCTGGAGGCGGCCGGCTTCCGGGCATGGCCGGCCGAATCGACGGTCTATGACGGCACCTGGGCCGTGCGGCTGACGCACAGCTTCCCGGCGCGGCGGCTGAACTCGGTCAATCCGCTCGATCCGGCCGACCACGCCGATATCGAGGCGCGGATCGAGCGGGCGCGCGAGCGCTTCGCCGCGCTCGGCCGGCCGCTGATCTTTCGCC containing:
- a CDS encoding peptidylprolyl isomerase, which encodes MTFPLLSRALAGTLFLSASVLAVQAQEAAPPAPEVAEPAAAPADPAAVIARVGSSEITEGDLAAAAADLSAQFQQLPPEQRRVALLAALVDIRSLSLQAEEAGLQDDALTERRIAFLRDRALHNAYFERNGVETITDEELRARYDEEVAATEPVEEVHARHILVPTREEAEALITELDGGAEFEALASEHSSDPGSGQRGGDLGFFGPGQMVPAFEAAAYALEPGSYTPEPVESQFGWHIIEVLEKRMAEPPAFEQVREQVRQLLMREKYIELVEAARENLTVEYLDPEMETQIRAMEAAIAGADAEGAGEAAADEAAQEEAPVPAGEPAPAD
- the secA gene encoding preprotein translocase subunit SecA, whose protein sequence is MVSLGGLAAKLFGSSNSRVVRRYDARVRQINALEPELSALSDEELRARTQGFREEIANGRTIEDLLVPAFATVREGARRALGMRHFDVQLIGGMVLAGGSIAEMRTGEGKTLVATLAVYLAALEGNGVHVVTVNDYLARRDAEWMGRLYNFLGLSVGIITHGLSDEERRKAYLCDITYATNNELGFDYLRDNMKYDRAQMVQRGHHFAIVDEVDSILIDEARTPLIISGPLDDRSDLYKTIDAFIPQLLPEDFEIDEKQKQVSFTEEGTEKLEGLLAAAGHLQGASLYDIENVAVVHHVNNALKAHKLFQRDKDYIVRGDELIIIDEFTGRMMPGRRFSEGLHQALEAKEGVTIQPENQTLASITFQNYFRMYRRLAGMTGTANTEAAEFGDIYRLDVIEIPTNLPVQRKDEDDEVYRTVEEKFKAITAEIRDARARRQPILVGTTSIEKSEMLAERLRQEGMTDFQVLNARYHEQEAYIVSQAGVPGAVTIATNMAGRGTDIQLGGNLDMRVEFELKDVPEGPEREAKVEAIKADIARLKEEALAAGGLYVLATERHESRRIDNQLRGRSGRQGDPGRSKFYLSLQDDLMRIFGSERMDTMLTRLGLKEDEAIVHPWINKALEKAQKKVEARNFDIRKNLLKYDDVMNDQRRVIFDQRIELMDAPSLDESVDDMREETIEALVAKRIPERAYPEQWESAELAQDVRDILNLDLPIVAWAEEEGIDDSDIRQRLLDAANAAAKEKRERFGPEVSAYVQRSVVLQTLDGLWREHLVNLDHLRSVVGFRGYAQRDPLNEYKSEAFELFQTMLTNLRERVTQQLARVEIVRPEQQPAPAVPPMQAHHVDASTGEDELSPPAPPPATPFLSRPTGRDPQDPATWGPVARNEPCPCGSGKKFKHCHGAFAEA
- the argJ gene encoding bifunctional glutamate N-acetyltransferase/amino-acid acetyltransferase ArgJ, translated to MSAAISPLAPRTYAELAPIAGVRLATAAAGIKYAGRTDVLMMVFDEGTSVAGVFTTSRCPSAPVDFSRESLKGGRARALVVNSGNANAFTGRRGRESTRLTAEAAAGALGCATGEVFLASTGVIGEPLDAGKFSGLLGEMAASADGAGWRGAGEAIMTTDTYPKLATRNARIGEVQVRINGIAKGAGMIAPDMATMLSFVATDAAIAPGALQALLREAVAPSFNSVTVDSDTSTSDTLLLFATGKAGGEVVEDAADPRLGDFRAALNSLLLDLARQVARDGEGARKEIAVTVEGAVSDASAKRIAMSIANSPLVKTAVAGEDANWGRVVMAVGKAGEPADRDRLAIWFGDVRVATEGERDPAYSEAQASQAMQADEITIRVELGLGDGRWTVYSCDLTKEYVAINGDYRS